The window CCCAACTTAAATTGGGAAGTTATTTGTAGCTTCATATAATAGTCATTGTAATAAGATTTCTATTCTATTGTAAAATTCTCATGTACTCAACCTCCACAAATACGAATTACTTAATAAACTCTAGactcttatttttttagtaaaaccGTCACATGCGTATATGTTCATACTAAAGAAACATCGCCTTTAGCCTTTAGCAATCAAagggttaaaaaataaaataaaaaataatcatctTCTTCTCAACAATATCTTTTACATTTGATCCAATAgcttgtatatatacatatggtCATATCAAAGAAAGATCGCCTTGTAAGCATAGGATATAGTTCAGTGGCACTCTGTCAAATACGACTTTCGCTCACCTGAGTTGGAAGCTTCCCAAACCCCTTCCCTCCCACTCACAAagaccaagaaaacaaaataagacCGCTTCTCTTTGTATACATCCTCTTACTCTTTCAATCATTTATTGCAAAAGCAAATATACAATTGGGTAGATGTAACGTTTTGTGTAACAACCTGATGTCACACCTTACCTTGTATTCGCTATCAGTACATGAccaaattgtattttatttacaCCAAAGTCTTGTGCCAGTCAAACTGGCACACCCCAAGAAATTGGTTTTCTTCGTCATACATATCACAATtgaaacataaaatatatatatttgattaaataaagtaaaataaaataaagaaagatgCATAATTCAAACATTTGGGCTTTGCTGAGTGTATATCCTTGAAAAAGCAAATCCACGATTGTGAATGTACTATGCAATAAAGGCAGTAAAGCAATTCAGCTGACTCGGCTCATCTAGAAGACAATTTTCTGTTCTTTCTCTGCCTATGCATCTTATCTATTTCggtaaattaattataaaataaatatttttgtttcaaagagcCATCTCATTCCGTGTAGTAGGAAAAAGTTTAAGGAAAGATTGATTACTTTCACCATCAGTGTTAAGACACATCATAACTTTAAGTTGGAAGAATTTACGTTTTCTTcacaattttgagaaattaattttttaacagacATTTTTACTTGTATATCAGAGCATCTCTAAAAAAGATCACAAAACTAAATTTGAAATGTCATGTAAATTTTTCTATGCTATGTAGAGTCCGTGAAATGAGTTTAAATGTCTACAATCTCTAGATTTAGAGAGTCTCTATCCCACTcttcaaatattttctttttctgactATTAAAAGTTGTCTTTGTCAAAGTTTACTAAATGAAATACTAAGAAAAATATCAAAAGGgggaaattaataataaaaaattattaaaattcgTGGAGTCGCAAAATGTGAATCAATAAATTTTAGTCTTCAAACAGTCACgtaagtaaaattaaaaaaaaagaaaaaaaaaagaaaaacttgttaAAGTGACATTTAGAGAAAACTTGCTTCTTAAGCGAGATCAAGTTAGCTTTGCGATTTTTGTAATTCTAATTGTCCTCGAAGCTTTTCTTTGTGACATGTTTTCTTTCCCATATAAAGAATATCTACTTTCTTCTAGGCAAAGGGAGAATTATGATTCTGCTGACCTTTGAGGCCAAAAGACTTGACAACATTGACACGCACAGTTCgaagaaatgaatgaaaaataatggATCTGCCTAATTCCTTGACAGGGACAGAGGGAGATCCTAATTAATAAAGGGTTGCGTtatgttgtttttatttttcacgcatttttttaatttttaattgtcgttttaaatgatttaaagaaaattaaaaaatataaaataataaaaagtatgTGTCAAGTAAAATGAAGTATGTGGATAACATACCCGTTAAAAAGAAAGGATATGCTGCTTTTGGCAAAAGTGTGGATGTTTCGTTTCATCAATGAACGAAGGATCGCTTTCAAGCTTCACTAACAATTACTTTATATACATTGCTTTTGGCAAAAGTGTGGATGTTTCGTTTTCAATGAATGAAGGATCGCTTTCAAGTTTCACTAACAATTATTTTAGCAATTTTCTTTCATCCCATCCAACTAAACATTATCTCCTCCATCAATCTTCCCACCATTATTACTTCATCTCCATGAAAATTCAATAGTGGTAGAGAGAGGGATGAGATTATGGATTTTAGTGATTGAGATTTACGTGAAGCCTCGTCCTATATGATAGGAGTAGGGGAATACACTTATTTGATATGTTATCCTATCTTCATCACAAATGCCCCAATATCCATCAATATGCTATTTATACGTGAACATGAACAAGGAAATGAATTTTAGTTACATACATGTCTGGTTCCTCTTTGTCAACTAACGGATCAATGATTTATGATCTAACGCGCTGTTCAATTTGATATCAAGAGTtgagattaaaatattaaaatatatctATTTGTTTTGCATAGTTTAAATCTGACAGAGGTATCGTTCTCTTGATCACTTGGTGATTAAAGATTCATGATCATTCTTCGTTAAATTTGATACCAAGAGTTGAGAATTAGAATACtgacataaattttatttattctcCACTCTTAATATCAACTCCAAAGATGTGCGGTCATATATTTTTTGTTACATGATGATCAACGGAACATCTTTTTTGTTATATTCCtaaatatgtaaatattttcTAGCCATACTTCCTTTCTACATAAAATAGTAATGTCTCCATGccgataaaaaaaatttcttcctttGAAAAAGGGGACAACTAGTGACAAACTACGATTATCCACATCTTCCGGTCCAAAGGAGGCTAGTTGAGAATTGCACCCTTCCGATATGAAGGAGGCTAGTTGAATGTTTTATTCTTTCTTCCAGATTGCACAtagtttgcttcttcaatcTCCTTGCCTTTCTCCTGCTTTTGCCGAGTTTCCTCTTGTACACATTGTGCAATCAGTTCATCTATGTCCCAACTTTTATCTTGTGTATTGTAGGAGACTTTTAATTGACTATACTTGGTGGGAAGGGCCTGGAGAATCATGAACACAAGTTGCTTCTCTCCAATGTTAACATCCATGGAATTCAATTTCTCAGCAGCATTTGTCATCTTCAATTTCATGTTCATACTCTTACAACTCGTGGCCACGATCAAATAGATTCACAACTTACAAAATACGAACCTAAGACTTACTCTTTTTTGCCTTTTAAGGAGCTACTATTTGTACTTTTTTACTGAATCACTTGTCGCGATTGTCTCCATGTTTGAATTAAAACGTATGGTATATATTCATGTCGACAACATTTGTGTAACAAGAGAGTTATGACAagtaaatatttattctaaggaaaactaatgaaaagagtttgaaaactttgagttttaacgacaataacaaaataaagggtaaagtgaatagtactaagattaaccttttaatgtaaaaatataattttcgttaaaatgaacagtacgtgatgtttttcgttaaaataaatagtacatgATGCTTTCGttaaatttccttttattttcctttGCAGGAATATGCAGAGTATTATAAAATGTCTCTCCTAATTTCCTAAAAGCACAAACGCACCCACCGGCACCACCACCAGAATCTTTCCCTGTCAAATATGCCATATGATCCAAAAGGGCCACCTCACACTCCTCCCCACCAAACTCCTCGACTCgacacctttctctctctccctttctaaCATTTGTTTCTGTCTTCTTACTCCAAATGAATACCCTCACCTCATCTCCACCACCTCCGCCAACTCTTCCTCTCCCCCACCACTtctgtcttcttcttctccttcactcCCACTCCTTCTAGCTACCCTTCCATTTTACCAGACAACCTCCTCTGAGCTCTCTCAGCTCCGCCGAGCTAGCCATGGCCAGTACTAAACTCGTGGTGGAAGTTCACGACGCAAGCGACCTGATGCCCAAAGACGGCGACGGGTTTGCGAGTCCCTTCGTTGAGGTGGACTTCGAGGGGCAACGGCAGCGGACTCAGACCAAGCCCAAAGACCTCAATCCTTACTGGAACGAGAAGCTCGTCTTCAACATCGACGACCCATCTCACCTCTCCCACAAGACCGTCGACGCTGTCGTTTACAATGACAGAAAAACCGGACACCATAAGAATTTCCTCGGCCGTGTGCGAATCTCCGGCGTCTCCGTCCCTGTCTCCGAGTCTCAGGCCACCGTCCAGCGCTACCCGCTTGATAAACGCGGCCTCTTCTCTAATGTCAAGGGCGATATTGCCCTCAGAATCTACGCTGTTCAAGATTACAGTAGCAAGGGTGACTTTGCTCCGCCACCGCAAGCACCGCCAGTGATAAATGATGAATTTGTTACTGCTAGCACTGGTGGTGCTGCAGAGgctgctcctcctcctcctcctctgcaGGAAATCAATACTAATAGGATCGATGAGGAGATTCATCACCGCCAGTTTGGGGGAGAGAAgatcaagaagaagaaggaaaaggaagtgAGAACTTTCCACACCATCGGTACTGGGACGGGTggcggtggtggcggtggcggtggcggtggcggaGGAGGTGGCGGTGGCGGCGGAGGTGGCGGTGGTTCCTATCCACCTCCTCCAATGTCATCCGGGTTTGGATTTGAGACATACCAGATGAAGGAGAAGGCGCCCACCGTCGAAACAAGGACGGATCTTGCCCGGGCTGGTCCTGCCACGGTTATGCACATGCAGCAGCAGGCTCCGCGGCAGAACCCGGAATTCGCCCTGGTGGAGACAAGTCCACCATTGGCAGCGCGGCGGTACAGAGGGTTTGGATTTGGAGGGGACAAGACTTCGAGCACATACGATCTGGTTGAGCAGATGCACTTCTTGTATGTGAGTGTGGTGAAGGCGAGAGATCTTCCCGCCATGGATGTTACAGGAAGCCTTGATCCTTATGTGGAGGTGAAGCTCGGCAACTACAGAGGGGTGACAAAGCATTTGGATAAGAACCAGAACCCCGTGTGGAACCAGATTTTCGCCTTCTCGAAAGAGCGCCTGCAATCCAATCAGCTTGAAGTCACCGTCAAAGACAAGGATTTTGCCAAGGATGATTTTGTGGGGAGACTACATTTCGACCTCACCGAAGTCCCCGTTCGCGTGCCGCCCGACAGCCCTCTGGCTCCTCAGTGGTACAGGTTGGAGGACAAGCACGGGCGCAAGGTGGCAGGAGAGCTTATGCTTGCTGTTTGGGTGGGGACTCAGGCCGACGAGTCTTTTCCCGACGCCTGGCATTCCGATGCGCACGAcattggccacgtcaatctggCCTCCACTCGCTCAAAGGTTTACTTCTCCCCCAAGCTATATTACCTTCGAGTTCAAGTTCTGCAGGCTCAGGATCTTGTCCCTTGGGACAGAAACCGCCCTTTGGAAACATATGTCAAGGTACAACTTGGGAATCAGCTCAGAGTCACAAGGACTTCCCAAGTGCGCACTGTTAACCCCATTTGGAACGATGAGCTCATGTTAGTGGCCTCCGAGCCTTTCGACGAATTCATAATTATATCAGTCGATGATAAGGTTGGTCCTGGAAAGGAAGAGGTATTAGGGAACCTGATTCTTTCGGTTAGGGACGTTCCTCAGAGAATTGACACTCACACTCAGAAGCTCCCCGAGCCTAAATGGTTCAATCTCCACAAGCATTCAGCAGCTGCTGAAGGAGAAGgtgaaaagaagaaggagaagttCTCGAGTAAGATTCAGCTTCGCATCTGTCTAGAGGCCGGTTATCATGTTCTTGATGAGTCCACTCACTTTAGCAGCGATCTTCAGCCGTCGTCCAAGTTCCTGAGGAAACCGGGCATTGGGATTCTTGAGCTTGGGATCCTGAGTGCCAAAAATTTGCCGCCTATGAAGGGAAAGGAGGGTAGGACTACTGATGCCTACTGCGTGGCCAAATACGGAAACAAGTGGGTGCGAACCAGAACTCTTCTCAACACTCTGACTCCTCGCTGGAACGAGCAGTATACTTGGGAAGTTCATGATCCATGTACTGTCATCACCATTGGTGTTTTCGACAATTGCCATTTCAACGGAAGCAAGGAAGAAGCGAGAGATCAGAGGATTGGGAAGGTGAGAATTCGATTGTCGACTTTAGAAACTGATCGAGTTTATACGCATTTCTATCCCCTGCTGATCCTCACACCCTCGGGTTTAAAAAAGCACGGCGAACTTCAGTTAGCATTGAGGTTCACTTGCACTGCTTGGGTTAACATGGTAGCCCAATATGGAAGACCATTGCTTCCAAAGATGCACTATATCCAACCTATACCTGTTAGATACGTTGATTGGCTCCGCCACCAAGCAATGCAAATTGTATCGATGAGGCTAGCCCGTTCAGAGCCACCGCTCAGGCGGGAGATTGTCGAGTACATGTTAGATATAGACTACCATATGTTTAGTCTGAGGAGAAGCAAAGCCAACTTCCATCGCATAATGTCGGTTCTTTCCGGTGTCACGACTGTCTGCAGATGGTTTAATGACATTTGCTGCTGGAGAAACCCGATCACAACGTGCCTCGTCCATATATTGTTTGTGATTTTAGTTTGCTACCCTGAACTAATACTGCCCACAATTTTCCTCTACCTCTTTGTCATTGGCATATGGAACTACAGGTTCAGGCCAAGGAGCCCACCGCACATGGATGCTCGGATTTCACAGGCAGAGTTCACCCATCCGGATGAGTTGGACGAGGAATTTGACAGCTTCCCCACTAGTCGACCCCCCGACATTGTGAGGATGAGGTACGACAGGTTGCGTAGCGTGGCGGGAAGGGTGCAGACGGTGGTTGGAGATTTGGCAACCCAGGGGGAAAGAGCCCAAGCATTACTAAGCTGGAGGGATCCGAGAGCAACAGCAATCTTCATCATCTTCTCGTTGATCTGGGCCGTGTCCATATACGTTACTCCGTTCCAGATCGTGGCAGTGCTGCTCGGAGTCTACTTGCTTCGGCATCCGCGATTCAGGAGCAGGATGCCTTCTGCACCAGTTAATTTCTTCAAGAGATTGCCATCCAAGTCAGATATGTTACTATGAAACTGGAGCTATTACCTGCAGCTAATTATCTTGATTATTCACTTCATTCTTGTGAAGAAAAAGGGTACTTAGTAAATAAACCAACTTAATAATATGTACATCCAGTTTGTCAATCCCATCTCCAGAGTCATTCTTTAAGATTTCTATCTCGTTCGGAACTGTTTTTTTAAGAAACACTTATGCTCATAAGCAGTTTATGTAAAAGCGCTTTTATTAGcgcatttaaatttttaataaatatgcaAGTGCTTCATGGAACAGTACTTGAAAGTGCTTCATGGTGCTTCATCCAGCAAACACTTCAATAGCGTTTTTGAACTCAGAAGCACTTTTATATCTAGCAAACATGGTTAGAAGAACTTTCGTGATCTGAACACGCTTTTAACTACTTTTAGAGCATTTCCAAACAGGTCGTTTATCTCTACCTTCCAGACTTTTATTTCCATCAGGTTCAGCTTTCAGTTACAAAAAAATCAGATCGAGATTcaattacaagtgaagaaaagcACTTAAGAGAAAAGCAGTTACAACAACTTGCATGCTACCACACTCTATATCCAGCATTACAATCATaccaaaaatattatatttctGAAGATACAGACAAGTTCATGTGGCCATTTTTCCATGAATATCCTCAACAAAAATTGGATTAGTACAACCAATATTCGCTAGTTAGACGACAGAATCCTAAAGCCGAGATGTACTAGTAGGGTTACGATTGTCAGGAAGCTCACGAGCATCCCGCCCAGAAGAGCCCTATCGACAAAACCCCATTCACCCGATCTTCCTTGGGCTTGCTCTTGCTTCTTCTGGGATCCCAAGCAGATTTCATTCTCCATGCGTTTCTCATCCCGATTCTTTCGCTTCCTCAGTAACCATCCAAGCAGATTTCTGTTGTTCCGATCTTCCAACAGAACGGCATTCTTCGTTACAGCACATTCTCCCGGGGTAGCCTGTCCTCCACAGCTTTCCGGTCCACAGGCACAAGTTTCTGGCTCCGTTGAACACGCGCAAGTCTCACAATTGTTGGCACCTGGAAAACATTTTTCCTGACTACGCGTTTCATTTGTTGAAGCTGTTCTATCATTTATGTGAGGGATGGTCTCAATCACTTCTCCAAAAACTGACCACCTTCCTACCGATGTGATCTTCGCAATAGCTGAAGTCCCCAACATGCTTTCTGGAGAGGCTACAAGAACCTGCACGTATCCCTTGGTATGGCCAACCTAGGGCAAACATAGaacataaaattgaaaaaatcacTTCAGTTCATTCCTCGATTGAAGAATCGTCATAAACCCGAAAAACTCTTGGCTAAAATGGCCAACATGGTGTTACTAGACCGAAAGATCATTGGCGCCAACATTGCACTTCATTATTATCAAATGTTGAGTCGACAAAAACATATACTTACCAAGTGAATTCCATCAGTAGCAATATCAGTTATCCATATTCTTTCCACCCTGCCCTCCATCCCAACGTATGGTGCGAAAGCTTCAAAAGCAGAAGTCAATTCGCGACTCCTTTTCTTCACTAAAGTACTGGGGACCTTTTTCATCCTTGCAGCAGGTGTTCCTAAATGTACAAACAAGATAAAGCACAGAAGCTAATTACAAATCTATGTATTAGCCAACTCATTTCCGTACTATAGTGCAACACCTAACATATCATCCTCACTTTCGgttaaaaatattttccttcCCAGACCTACACCAGTTTGGGTAAGTTAAATCAAGTGGTTAGAGCACATCTATAGGTaactctttatttattttaacatgTATAAGGACCATTTATGCATCAAACAATGAACAATCAGAAGGGAAAGCTGTTGAGAAGAGCACACAAAACCAACCAGCGCCAACAGGACAGCATAAAGAAAAACAATCTAGGGAGAGCAGAGACTAAATCCCTCCAACAAGCAAATTAACATAAGGCTGCCTGCCAATCTTGCCAGATTTCAGAGAAAGAAGAAGCTCTAAACTCAATGGAGACAGATACCAAAGAGCCGACCAAGAACAAACTTCTAACGTAACACCACCATAATCATCCGTACATACCCACATAATTTTGGCCTTCTTGCCCTTTACAAAACAATTTGTGACTTTCACAGAGAAAGGAGAAACAATCCCTTGGGGTCACCCAACTAACAGTATGTTTCTAGTCAAAATTTGTAATCATACTTTGTAGGATTGTCTCTACATAGGCTGCTTTATGGTTTAGGTTTGGCATATTGATTGGCAATAAAGACTGAGTTTACCCAAAATACCCTCCAATTATTTCTCTACCTTATCTCTTCTACCTCTCTGCCCTCTCTTCTCCTATCTTCCCATTGTTTTATTCCTTCCTTTATTCCTATCTTCTCTATTTCTGGTCCTGCATACATTTGGTACAGAGCAATTATTGTCCGGTTTGTCCAACATCAGTGACTATTTGCCaaacaaaaaaagtaataaagCACTCTTAACTTTCCTGTTTCCCATGATACATTGTCCTACAAAACTTTTGAAGCATAGTTTCAACAATAGTAGCAGCCACGAATATAGTAATATCGCATATTATGCACACAAGTTCGTATTTTTTGAAAACCACTTTCATTTACTGTACGTCTCAGTGATTCATTAAGAAACTCCACGTACGATACAGTATTACATATGTATGTACATTCATGTTTAATACGTATAATTTTCACTGTTCaataatacataaaaaatttacGTATTTGACATGTACCTTAACTTATTATAGAAAAAAACAATactattttaaataaataaatattaatattatgtTTAATACGTGTAATTTTTACACATACATATCGTTCATGTGCTATACTACTCCcgtattttataaattatgctTCAAACCATATCCATGCACACTTTTACTTTCTTATCAAACTGAGCAGGGGATGTATAATGTTACATGGTCTAAAAACAATAAACTTAACCGTAACTTTGTATTTATATCAGCTCCCCATATATGGACAATGAAATATGTAGATAGCATGCCTTAACCATTGTGTATGTGCATATGACGCCCTTTACGGCATCCAAAATAACTTAGACCAAGCTGcaattaaaacatataaaaggCGAAGACTGGCTCCAACCTATTAaatgaaatctgaaattttaTAATACCAGATATTACCATACCTGGTCTAGGATAAAACTGTGAAATATGAACTTGGGAGAACTTGTACTCCTTAATAAGGCTAAGAGTTTGAGTAAAATCTTCATCCGTTTCACCTGAGAAGCCATGAAATAATTGTAAACTTCTTAAGTAATGTTCTCTGTACTGCTCAATGCAGAGAATAAAGTAATCAAATACCCCAAGATGCCCCAAAGCACCCACCATAACTGTAAATAATATAGATACTCCAAGAATATGTTATTCTTAACGCTGTTCTTGGAGAGATAAGTTTTACTAGCTGGGAGTATACTGGTTACTTGCTGATTAGATGATTAGCAACCAAATATTTTcatacatattttttaaaaccCTACAAACTTGCCGTTATTATCTATGATGTTAAAGAACCTTAATTTCCTCTAATAAAAGCAAGAAATAAAAATCATGCTattgaacaaaagaaaaccAATTTGAGCCCCATAAACATATCCAAGACATATTTGCAGTTTATCCAGAGCATATCTGGAAGTCTTCCAACTCTTCAAAACATTCTAACGTACTTTGTTCACCTCCAGGGATCAGTTGCACCCATTTCATGCTAACTGCTAAGTTTATCCCCCTCAACATTTCAAACTTAATCTTAGTGCTTTTACCACCAGGAATCATTTAGATCCCTTTCATGCTAAGTTTATCTCTCAAAACTTCCAACTTAATCTTTATCTTGCATTTGGTGGTCCCTAGAGTCACAATCTTAAATTGAACTTTTGGAGATATATTACATCAATAATTGATCAACAATGAATAtgtacataaaataaaattgatccATGTGAAGTACAAAAACAAACAGGAGCCATGATATCAGAATCAAGCTACATACTGACCAGGAAATCCACATATTATATCAGTTGCAATCTGCATCCCTGGCACAAGCTCAGTTAGGGTATCTACCACAGTCTTGAACTCACTTACAGTATATTCCCGATTCATTGCCTGAATGAATAAGCATGGCTATTTGAATAAAGCAACCTTAATGTAATCGGAAGTCTAGGTTTGTAGATTTCTTAAACTACACTTATAATTAAAGCCCTAGGAAGACAAAGTAAAAGGATAAGTCTAACTTAGCCATAAGAAAATGCAATAATCTATGAAAATAGGACTTACGGTCAAGACAGCATCACTTCCAGATTGGACTGGTACATGTAGAAATGAGTATACACATGGATGACGCAAAACCTCTGCTATTTCCTTCAAGTGTTCCAGAATGAATGGAGGATTTGTCATCCCAATTCGTAACATTGTGCTTGCATCAGAAGGGAGTTCTGCAACAATTGCGTTCAATAAAATTGGTAGATTGACCCCAATGTCATGACCTGCAAACATCAGGGCAACCATTATTAATAAACTAAAACATGGCATAAACAgcattttgactttttttttcctttgagttttacctttttggTGTGTCCTGAAATGATTTTTCCTCCAACATCCAACAAACAATCATACTACAACTGTGAAGATTTCAACACACATGACTATGGTATACTTGTTATTTACTCTATTTTTCTGTTCAAATATACTTTACATGCTTACAACTAAGCTGACATTGCCGTTTTGAACTATAAAGCCCAAAAATTTATCATTCACGTAAAGATTATTTGGGGAATTATCTTACAATTTCTTACACTTTCAGAAAGAcaagttaaaagaaaatataaaaactaaataaatatataaataaaacttCAAGGTtacaaatattttcttataaataaaaCTTCCAGTACTTGGTTTTCTTATATATTATATCTGTTTCCAGTTTGATTAGAGTTTTAGTACTTCCACAATCACTAATCAATCAAGAAAATAGAATTATAACTACAAATTACCATAAGCGCCAGTATCTTCACTGCTCAACCATATTTCCTTAACTCCATCAGCTACCACAGATTTTACAC of the Pyrus communis chromosome 1, drPyrComm1.1, whole genome shotgun sequence genome contains:
- the LOC137710687 gene encoding multiple C2 domain and transmembrane region protein 6-like — protein: MASTKLVVEVHDASDLMPKDGDGFASPFVEVDFEGQRQRTQTKPKDLNPYWNEKLVFNIDDPSHLSHKTVDAVVYNDRKTGHHKNFLGRVRISGVSVPVSESQATVQRYPLDKRGLFSNVKGDIALRIYAVQDYSSKGDFAPPPQAPPVINDEFVTASTGGAAEAAPPPPPLQEINTNRIDEEIHHRQFGGEKIKKKKEKEVRTFHTIGTGTGGGGGGGGGGGGGGGGGGGGGGGSYPPPPMSSGFGFETYQMKEKAPTVETRTDLARAGPATVMHMQQQAPRQNPEFALVETSPPLAARRYRGFGFGGDKTSSTYDLVEQMHFLYVSVVKARDLPAMDVTGSLDPYVEVKLGNYRGVTKHLDKNQNPVWNQIFAFSKERLQSNQLEVTVKDKDFAKDDFVGRLHFDLTEVPVRVPPDSPLAPQWYRLEDKHGRKVAGELMLAVWVGTQADESFPDAWHSDAHDIGHVNLASTRSKVYFSPKLYYLRVQVLQAQDLVPWDRNRPLETYVKVQLGNQLRVTRTSQVRTVNPIWNDELMLVASEPFDEFIIISVDDKVGPGKEEVLGNLILSVRDVPQRIDTHTQKLPEPKWFNLHKHSAAAEGEGEKKKEKFSSKIQLRICLEAGYHVLDESTHFSSDLQPSSKFLRKPGIGILELGILSAKNLPPMKGKEGRTTDAYCVAKYGNKWVRTRTLLNTLTPRWNEQYTWEVHDPCTVITIGVFDNCHFNGSKEEARDQRIGKVRIRLSTLETDRVYTHFYPLLILTPSGLKKHGELQLALRFTCTAWVNMVAQYGRPLLPKMHYIQPIPVRYVDWLRHQAMQIVSMRLARSEPPLRREIVEYMLDIDYHMFSLRRSKANFHRIMSVLSGVTTVCRWFNDICCWRNPITTCLVHILFVILVCYPELILPTIFLYLFVIGIWNYRFRPRSPPHMDARISQAEFTHPDELDEEFDSFPTSRPPDIVRMRYDRLRSVAGRVQTVVGDLATQGERAQALLSWRDPRATAIFIIFSLIWAVSIYVTPFQIVAVLLGVYLLRHPRFRSRMPSAPVNFFKRLPSKSDMLL
- the LOC137710695 gene encoding uncharacterized protein, with translation MEDIEDLLIGSGGGAPPGFRLPINTVGMNPKKKPNPNGRNTNNKLSQIQDPLAPLSPKVPGTQTIYIKTFGCSHNQSDSEYMAGQLSAFGYLLSDNPEEADLWLINTCTVKSPSQSAMDTLIAKGKGARKPLVVAGCVPQGSRDLKELEGVSIVGVQQIDRVVEIVEETLKGHEVRLLSRKTLPALDLPKVRKNKFVEILPINVGCLGACTYCKTKHARGHLGSYTVDSLVGRVKSVVADGVKEIWLSSEDTGAYGHDIGVNLPILLNAIVAELPSDASTMLRIGMTNPPFILEHLKEIAEVLRHPCVYSFLHVPVQSGSDAVLTAMNREYTVSEFKTVVDTLTELVPGMQIATDIICGFPGETDEDFTQTLSLIKEYKFSQVHISQFYPRPGTPAARMKKVPSTLVKKRSRELTSAFEAFAPYVGMEGRVERIWITDIATDGIHLVGHTKGYVQVLVASPESMLGTSAIAKITSVGRWSVFGEVIETIPHINDRTASTNETRSQEKCFPGANNCETCACSTEPETCACGPESCGGQATPGECAVTKNAVLLEDRNNRNLLGWLLRKRKNRDEKRMENEICLGSQKKQEQAQGRSGEWGFVDRALLGGMLVSFLTIVTLLVHLGFRILSSN